One genomic segment of Synechocystis sp. LKSZ1 includes these proteins:
- a CDS encoding TIGR03032 family protein encodes MAYSQSTLTQPQEDISSSSTFLPWLTTENISLALTTYQTHRLFLIGVQPDGRPSCFKRVFDHAMGLYPTANGLFMGTKDKIWQFENLLGSTETCQGYDCLYVPQQIHELGDLDIHDLVVDAQGQIIFVNTQYNCLATPDPSTGSFRTLWQPPFISKLVPEDRCHLNGLALVAGQPRYVTAVSRSDVIDGWRQKRDSSGIVMDITRNEILTTGLSMPHSPRYYQDKLWLLNSGQGEFGYIDPNNGQFEAITFCPGYGRGLAFWKDYAIVALSRPRDQTFAGLSLDRRLAEKEADPRCGLVVIDLNTGHIVHWMWIDGIINELYDVQVLPNIQCPAVLSQRPEPGQDLRLLLKTRANSNSIKDRQDTKLPAFADTSQVSLEHLEAAKRHFLAGKQAQKAGNDQEAEAAFQAAIALYPGYAAAHHQLGLVWVQQDRFPEAKPQFEQVLRLNPNSVAAHTNLAQILVQVNDIERAMAHFRTALQLDRNYIPALFNFGLLYRQLYELDQATILFKRIIALDPQHHEAILQLGQIWDYQGKFVASQDLYKQSLKYTPDQESICQRLGMVKVRLCDWQNYDEFVQQVITAATCYVAGQKDSLALGAYDLNLLPLPLDLMAATLRRYGQSIAESVAPLRARCSWQAPPDSGKLRIGYASPDFADHAVGRLIDQLFQHHSREHFEIYGYALRPLDSDDPYSQLIRKGCDTFRDLANLPLEEAAQRINQDGIHILVNLAGYTAFGRPELFALQSAPVQIQWLGFPNTMGADFIQYLLADSWLVPPASYPYYYESVINLPHAFVGSPTALPASVPDRTSQGLPAKGFVFGCFNTHHKIDPDVFATWMRILHNVPNSVLWLAEPRVEVIAHNLQQAAQNHGIEPSRLIFARKLPYPEHLARLALVDLTLDTFIYTAGSTAIASVAAGVPLLTKAGASNASRMGASICASVGLESLICETTAAYEQQAITLATHLDQLSAIKQKLQAQRWGNVALGESPLPLFDLHTFAHHLEQAYQHIWQKRVIIGLR; translated from the coding sequence ATGGCTTATTCCCAATCAACACTAACTCAACCACAAGAAGACATCAGTAGTTCCAGCACCTTTCTGCCCTGGCTGACAACAGAAAACATCAGCCTCGCCTTGACCACCTACCAGACCCACCGCCTCTTCTTAATCGGTGTACAACCGGATGGCCGTCCCTCCTGCTTCAAACGGGTGTTCGACCATGCCATGGGCCTGTATCCTACGGCCAATGGACTTTTCATGGGAACCAAAGATAAGATTTGGCAGTTTGAAAATCTACTAGGCTCTACAGAAACTTGTCAGGGGTATGACTGTCTCTATGTCCCCCAGCAAATCCATGAGCTTGGGGATCTGGACATCCATGATTTAGTAGTAGATGCCCAAGGGCAAATTATCTTCGTCAATACCCAATACAATTGCCTCGCCACCCCCGACCCCAGCACGGGTTCATTCCGAACTTTATGGCAACCGCCTTTCATCTCCAAACTGGTTCCTGAAGATCGTTGCCATCTCAATGGCCTGGCCCTGGTGGCCGGACAACCCCGCTACGTTACGGCCGTGAGTCGGTCTGATGTCATTGATGGCTGGCGTCAAAAACGGGACAGTAGCGGCATTGTCATGGATATCACCCGTAACGAGATCCTGACAACCGGCCTCTCTATGCCCCACTCTCCCCGGTACTACCAAGACAAGCTCTGGCTCTTGAATTCCGGCCAGGGTGAATTTGGCTATATCGACCCCAACAACGGCCAATTTGAAGCGATTACCTTTTGTCCTGGCTACGGACGTGGCCTTGCTTTCTGGAAGGACTATGCCATTGTGGCCCTCTCCAGACCAAGGGACCAAACCTTTGCTGGCCTTAGCCTAGATCGCCGTTTAGCTGAAAAAGAAGCTGACCCCCGTTGCGGCCTCGTCGTTATTGACCTCAACACAGGTCACATTGTCCACTGGATGTGGATAGACGGCATCATTAACGAACTCTACGACGTACAAGTCTTGCCTAATATCCAATGCCCTGCTGTCCTCAGCCAACGGCCGGAACCCGGCCAAGATCTGCGCCTTCTCCTAAAGACCAGGGCCAATAGCAACAGTATAAAAGATCGTCAAGACACAAAGCTACCAGCCTTTGCCGATACGTCTCAAGTCTCCCTAGAACACCTCGAAGCAGCAAAACGCCACTTTCTAGCAGGTAAACAGGCCCAGAAAGCGGGCAATGATCAGGAGGCCGAAGCCGCCTTTCAAGCCGCAATCGCCCTGTATCCCGGCTACGCCGCCGCGCACCATCAGCTCGGCCTTGTATGGGTTCAGCAAGACCGCTTTCCAGAAGCCAAACCTCAGTTTGAACAAGTCCTCCGCCTTAACCCCAATAGTGTTGCGGCCCATACCAACCTGGCTCAAATTCTGGTGCAAGTCAACGATATCGAAAGGGCGATGGCCCATTTTCGCACGGCTCTTCAGCTCGATCGCAATTACATTCCGGCCCTGTTTAACTTTGGGTTGCTCTATCGTCAGTTGTACGAGCTTGATCAGGCGACGATTCTATTTAAACGAATTATTGCCTTAGATCCCCAGCACCATGAAGCAATCCTACAACTGGGCCAGATCTGGGATTATCAGGGAAAGTTTGTAGCTTCTCAGGATCTATACAAGCAGAGTTTAAAATACACTCCTGACCAAGAATCCATTTGCCAACGGCTGGGAATGGTGAAGGTTCGCCTATGTGACTGGCAAAACTACGATGAATTTGTTCAGCAGGTCATCACTGCCGCCACTTGTTATGTAGCCGGACAAAAGGACAGTTTAGCGTTGGGGGCCTATGACCTGAATCTACTGCCCCTTCCCTTAGATCTCATGGCAGCTACCCTGCGCCGTTACGGGCAAAGCATTGCTGAATCCGTCGCGCCTCTGCGTGCTCGCTGTTCTTGGCAGGCCCCTCCTGATAGCGGCAAACTCCGCATTGGTTATGCTTCCCCCGATTTTGCTGATCATGCCGTTGGACGGCTGATTGATCAGTTATTTCAGCACCACAGTCGGGAGCACTTTGAAATCTATGGCTATGCTCTGCGACCTCTAGATTCAGATGATCCCTATAGCCAATTGATTCGGAAGGGGTGCGATACCTTTCGCGATCTTGCGAACTTACCTCTAGAAGAAGCGGCCCAACGCATTAATCAAGATGGCATTCACATCCTGGTTAATCTGGCAGGGTACACGGCTTTTGGTCGGCCAGAATTATTTGCGTTGCAATCTGCACCAGTGCAAATTCAATGGCTAGGCTTTCCCAACACGATGGGGGCTGACTTTATCCAATACTTACTGGCTGATTCCTGGCTCGTGCCGCCAGCGTCTTACCCGTACTACTATGAGTCTGTGATCAATCTGCCCCATGCTTTCGTCGGCAGTCCAACGGCGCTCCCCGCCTCTGTCCCCGACCGGACTTCCCAAGGCCTTCCGGCAAAGGGGTTTGTATTTGGTTGTTTCAATACCCATCACAAAATTGATCCTGATGTCTTTGCTACCTGGATGCGGATTTTGCATAATGTCCCGAATAGTGTTCTCTGGCTAGCAGAGCCACGAGTTGAGGTAATCGCTCATAACCTCCAACAAGCGGCCCAAAACCACGGGATTGAGCCTAGTCGTCTTATTTTTGCTCGAAAGTTGCCCTATCCCGAACATCTTGCCCGATTGGCCCTGGTAGATCTGACCCTAGATACCTTTATTTACACCGCTGGATCAACGGCGATCGCCTCCGTTGCGGCGGGCGTCCCCCTCCTTACTAAGGCCGGAGCAAGCAATGCCTCACGGATGGGGGCTAGTATTTGCGCCAGCGTTGGCCTGGAATCCCTCATCTGTGAAACCACCGCTGCCTATGAACAGCAGGCCATCACCCTCGCCACCCATTTAGACCAACTCAGCGCTATTAAACAGAAGTTGCAAGCACAGCGTTGGGGAAATGTCGCCTTAGGAGAGTCCCCGCTTCCCCTGTTTGACCTCCACACTTTTGCTCATCATTTAGAGCAGGCCTACCAACACATCTGGCAGAAAAGAGTCATTATCGGTTTGAGATAA
- a CDS encoding AAA family ATPase: MPKWFNTAGPCQADIHYMLSPTARLPQLRPLIDQRNYFVIHAPRQVGKTTAMLALAKELTESGQYTAVMLSAEVGSAFPEQPDIAEDAILDAWQDASRFWLPPELYPPLWPETKSGRKINAALGHWAQTSPRPLVVFIDEIDSLQNQTLISVLRQLRDGYPRRPQGFPQSLALVGMRDVRDYKVKSGGSERLNTASPFNIKVESLTLGNFSFEDVQSLYQQHTDATGQLFTPEALTHAFYLTDGQPWLVNALARQATEFIVKDRTQPITLEVIEQAKEILIQRQDTHLDSLAERLRETRVKALIEPILAGAELPDVPPDDIRYVLDLGLCKDSNGRGLEIANPIYREVLPRVLTYTTRASIGLIEPRWLDAEGNFLPTELLQAFLDFWRQHGEPLFKSTPYPEIAPHLVLMAFLHRVVNGGGTLEREYAIGSGRMDICLRYGPVVMGMELKVWRPGQPDPLAKGLAQLDKYLDGLGLETGWLVIFDRRPNLLPISERTTTEQALSPAGREITVIRG; this comes from the coding sequence ATGCCTAAATGGTTCAACACGGCAGGCCCTTGTCAGGCCGATATCCACTACATGCTATCTCCGACGGCGCGACTGCCCCAATTGCGTCCTTTGATTGACCAACGCAACTATTTTGTGATCCATGCGCCGCGTCAAGTGGGTAAAACCACCGCCATGCTGGCCCTGGCTAAGGAATTAACCGAAAGTGGCCAATACACGGCTGTGATGTTGTCTGCAGAAGTCGGTTCCGCTTTTCCGGAACAGCCCGACATTGCTGAAGATGCCATCCTAGATGCCTGGCAAGATGCTAGTCGCTTTTGGCTTCCCCCCGAACTCTATCCTCCTCTCTGGCCAGAAACGAAATCCGGGCGCAAAATTAACGCCGCTTTAGGACATTGGGCCCAGACCTCGCCTCGCCCTCTGGTTGTCTTCATTGACGAGATTGACTCTCTACAAAATCAAACCCTGATTTCAGTATTGCGGCAATTGCGCGATGGTTACCCCCGTCGGCCCCAGGGCTTTCCCCAGTCGTTAGCACTCGTGGGCATGCGGGATGTACGAGATTACAAGGTTAAATCCGGGGGGAGTGAGCGATTGAATACCGCCAGTCCGTTTAATATTAAGGTTGAATCCTTAACCCTCGGTAATTTTAGTTTTGAGGATGTCCAAAGTTTATATCAACAGCATACCGATGCAACGGGCCAACTCTTTACTCCCGAAGCCTTGACCCATGCCTTTTATTTGACGGATGGCCAGCCCTGGTTAGTCAATGCCCTGGCCCGACAGGCCACGGAATTTATTGTCAAAGACCGTACTCAACCTATTACGCTGGAAGTAATAGAACAGGCCAAAGAGATTCTGATTCAACGCCAGGATACCCATCTCGATAGCTTGGCAGAAAGATTACGAGAAACCCGAGTTAAAGCCCTCATTGAACCGATTTTGGCCGGGGCAGAATTACCGGATGTCCCTCCTGATGATATTCGCTATGTACTAGATTTGGGTTTGTGTAAAGATAGCAACGGCCGAGGCCTAGAAATTGCGAATCCTATCTATAGAGAAGTATTGCCGCGAGTCTTGACCTATACGACCCGTGCTTCTATTGGCCTGATTGAACCCCGCTGGTTAGATGCCGAGGGCAACTTCCTGCCAACGGAACTCCTCCAGGCCTTTCTAGACTTTTGGCGACAGCACGGGGAACCGTTATTCAAGAGTACCCCCTATCCTGAAATTGCCCCTCACCTTGTTTTAATGGCCTTTCTGCATCGAGTGGTGAATGGCGGCGGCACTCTGGAGCGGGAATATGCCATTGGTTCGGGACGCATGGATATTTGCCTCCGTTATGGCCCGGTAGTGATGGGCATGGAACTCAAAGTCTGGCGGCCTGGCCAACCCGATCCTTTAGCGAAAGGCCTGGCCCAGTTGGATAAGTACTTAGATGGTTTAGGGCTAGAAACAGGTTGGTTGGTGATTTTTGACCGTCGGCCCAATCTATTGCCGATTAGTGAGCGAACCACCACCGAGCAGGCCCTGAGTCCGGCGGGCCGAGAGATTACTGTGATTCGTGGCTAA
- the aspS gene encoding aspartate--tRNA ligase codes for MRTHYCGDLRTTHLGQTVTLFGWVDRRRDHGGVIFIDLRDRSGTVQIASNPSQTPASYPVAEGLRNEYVIRVTGTVSQRPPESLNPKLATGEIEIYADDIELLNGVSKQLPFVVSSSEADQVREDVRLKYRYLDLRRDRLSQNLQLRHQVVKALRRFLEDQEQFIEIETPVLTRSTPEGARDYLVPSRVNPGEWYALPQSPQLFKQLLMVSGFDRYYQIARCFRDEDLRADRQPEFTQLDMEMSFLSQEEILGLNEALMAHIFKTVKNIDLPRPFPRLTYAESMARFGTDRPDTRFGLELVEVSELVKDIGFKVFSGAVQSGGCVKAITVPGGNESISNVRIKPGGDLFKEATDAGAKGIAYIRVREGGDIDTIGAIKDNLSPEQVTALLQLTQAQAGDLLLFGAGDRATVDKSLARLRLVLGEQLGLIDPDQINLLWVTDFPMFEWNAEEKRLEALHHPFTAPNPADLDDLKTARALAYDLVYNGIEIGGGSLRIYQRDIQEQVFATIGLSLEEAYSKFGFLLEAFEYGTPPHGGIAYGLDRLVMLLAGEESIRDVIAFPKTQQARCLLTDAPATVEAKQLKELEVASTHKPKAKTA; via the coding sequence ATGCGGACTCACTACTGCGGCGACCTACGCACCACCCATCTCGGTCAAACCGTTACACTCTTTGGCTGGGTTGATCGCCGTCGAGATCATGGCGGGGTAATTTTTATTGATCTACGCGACCGGAGTGGCACGGTGCAGATTGCCAGTAATCCCAGCCAAACGCCTGCTTCTTATCCCGTGGCCGAGGGTCTCCGCAATGAATATGTTATCCGGGTGACAGGAACCGTCAGTCAACGCCCCCCGGAATCCCTCAATCCCAAATTGGCGACGGGGGAAATCGAAATTTACGCCGATGATATTGAACTCCTCAACGGGGTCAGCAAGCAACTCCCCTTTGTGGTCTCCAGCAGTGAAGCGGATCAAGTACGCGAAGATGTCCGTCTCAAGTACCGTTACCTAGACCTGCGTCGTGACCGTCTCAGTCAAAATTTGCAACTCCGACACCAAGTGGTGAAGGCCCTGCGCCGCTTTCTAGAAGACCAAGAACAGTTCATTGAGATTGAAACTCCTGTCCTAACCCGTTCTACTCCAGAAGGCGCCCGAGATTACCTTGTTCCCTCCCGCGTCAATCCGGGAGAATGGTATGCCCTGCCCCAATCGCCCCAATTGTTTAAACAGTTGCTAATGGTGTCGGGCTTTGACCGCTACTATCAAATTGCGCGTTGTTTTCGGGATGAAGACCTGCGGGCCGACCGGCAACCGGAATTTACCCAACTGGATATGGAAATGAGTTTCCTTTCTCAGGAGGAAATCCTAGGCCTTAACGAAGCCTTGATGGCCCATATTTTTAAAACGGTTAAGAATATTGATCTTCCCCGCCCCTTCCCCCGCCTGACCTACGCTGAGTCCATGGCTCGTTTTGGTACTGACCGGCCTGATACTCGCTTTGGCCTAGAGTTAGTAGAGGTTTCAGAATTAGTTAAGGATATTGGCTTTAAGGTCTTTTCTGGGGCCGTCCAGAGTGGGGGCTGTGTCAAGGCAATTACCGTTCCCGGTGGCAATGAGAGTATTTCCAATGTGCGGATTAAGCCCGGTGGGGATCTGTTCAAAGAGGCTACCGATGCCGGGGCCAAAGGTATTGCCTATATCCGTGTTCGAGAGGGCGGTGACATTGATACCATCGGGGCCATCAAGGATAATCTCAGTCCTGAACAAGTGACGGCCCTGCTCCAGTTAACCCAGGCCCAAGCTGGTGATCTCCTGCTCTTTGGGGCGGGCGACCGGGCCACGGTGGATAAATCCCTGGCTCGTTTGCGCTTAGTGTTAGGAGAACAATTGGGCCTAATCGATCCCGACCAGATTAACCTGCTCTGGGTGACGGACTTTCCTATGTTCGAGTGGAATGCTGAGGAAAAACGTCTAGAGGCCCTGCACCATCCCTTTACGGCCCCCAATCCAGCCGATTTAGACGACCTGAAAACGGCCCGGGCTCTGGCCTACGACTTAGTGTATAATGGTATTGAAATTGGTGGTGGTAGTCTGCGGATCTACCAACGAGACATTCAAGAACAGGTTTTTGCCACCATTGGCCTTTCCCTGGAGGAAGCCTACAGTAAGTTTGGCTTTTTGTTGGAGGCCTTCGAGTATGGCACCCCTCCCCATGGGGGTATTGCCTATGGTCTAGACCGTCTGGTGATGCTGTTAGCGGGAGAAGAGTCGATTCGGGATGTGATTGCCTTCCCCAAAACTCAACAAGCCCGCTGTCTGCTGACGGATGCCCCAGCGACAGTAGAGGCGAAACAGCTCAAGGAATTAGAAGTCGCTTCTACCCATAAACCTAAGGCAAAAACCGCGTAA
- the argH gene encoding argininosuccinate lyase, whose amino-acid sequence MAKKTWSDRFEGSLHPAIVLFNASIGFDIELIEYDLTGSAAHAKMLAHSGIISVTEAEQLVAGLEQIRQEYRQGQFNPGVDQEDVHFAVERRLTELVGDVGKKLHTARSRNDQVGTDIRLYLRDQIDQIRASLRAFQETLVALASEHVETLIPGYTHLQRAQPISLAHHLLAYFQMAQRDWERLGEIRARTNISPLGSGALAGTTFPIDRHFSANLLGFEGLYANSLDGVSDRDFAIEFLGAASLIMVHLSRLSEEIILWASQEFSFIRLTDSCATGSSIMPQKKNPDVAELVRGKTGRVIGHLQSLLVLMKGLPLAYNKDLQEDKEALFDAVKTVQVCLEAMTILLSEGLVFQTERLAQAVAEDFSNATDVADYLAAKGVPFREAYNLVGKVVKTSLAQGKLLKDLTLAEWQALHPAFDTDIYAAITPQQVVAARNSYGGTGFEQVRQALAQAKLCLEVEG is encoded by the coding sequence ATGGCCAAAAAAACCTGGAGTGACCGCTTCGAGGGTAGTTTACACCCTGCCATTGTGCTTTTTAATGCCAGCATTGGTTTTGATATTGAATTAATTGAATACGACCTGACAGGGTCAGCGGCCCACGCCAAAATGTTGGCCCATAGTGGCATTATTAGCGTCACCGAGGCGGAACAATTGGTGGCCGGTTTAGAGCAAATTCGCCAGGAGTATCGTCAGGGCCAATTCAATCCCGGTGTTGACCAAGAGGATGTCCATTTTGCGGTAGAGCGTCGTCTCACGGAATTAGTGGGGGATGTGGGTAAAAAACTCCACACGGCCCGTTCTCGCAATGATCAAGTCGGCACCGATATCCGCCTTTACCTCCGCGATCAGATTGACCAAATTCGGGCCAGTTTACGGGCTTTCCAGGAAACCCTCGTGGCCCTGGCCAGCGAACATGTTGAAACCTTGATTCCTGGTTATACGCACCTCCAGCGGGCCCAACCCATCAGCCTGGCCCACCATCTCCTAGCCTACTTTCAGATGGCCCAACGGGACTGGGAGCGCCTAGGGGAAATTCGAGCCAGGACGAACATCTCTCCCCTCGGTTCCGGGGCCTTGGCCGGTACGACCTTCCCCATTGACCGTCATTTCAGTGCTAATCTGCTAGGCTTTGAGGGCCTGTATGCCAACAGCCTGGATGGGGTAAGCGACCGAGATTTTGCCATTGAATTTTTGGGGGCCGCCAGCTTAATCATGGTGCATCTTAGCCGCCTGAGTGAGGAAATTATTCTCTGGGCCTCCCAGGAATTTAGTTTTATTCGCCTGACCGATAGCTGTGCCACGGGCTCTAGCATTATGCCCCAAAAGAAAAACCCCGATGTGGCGGAGTTGGTGCGAGGGAAAACGGGACGGGTGATTGGCCATCTCCAAAGCCTGCTCGTGCTGATGAAGGGCCTACCCCTGGCCTATAACAAAGACCTCCAGGAAGATAAAGAGGCCCTGTTCGATGCGGTGAAAACCGTCCAAGTTTGCCTAGAGGCCATGACGATTCTGCTGTCCGAGGGCCTAGTGTTTCAAACTGAGCGTCTGGCCCAGGCGGTGGCTGAAGATTTTTCCAATGCCACCGACGTGGCGGATTACCTAGCGGCCAAAGGGGTTCCCTTCCGCGAGGCCTATAATCTGGTCGGCAAAGTGGTAAAAACCAGTCTGGCCCAGGGCAAACTCCTCAAGGATTTAACCCTAGCAGAATGGCAGGCCCTACACCCAGCTTTTGATACTGACATATACGCGGCCATTACACCCCAGCAAGTCGTCGCCGCCCGCAATAGTTATGGGGGAACAGGTTTTGAGCAAGTACGCCAGGCCCTCGCCCAGGCTAAATTATGCCTAGAGGTCGAAGGCTAA
- a CDS encoding MAPEG family protein, translating into MTSFLGLSLTSSQVLLYGLAIAAGLVYLPYIVVAYGRVSIGLDLSAPRAMLDRLPDYAKRATWAHQNSFEVFSLFMAATLTVYVTDSATDQTSLYVLIFLTSRFLFILFYLLDWPWLRSPMWALGMVCIGGLFSTALL; encoded by the coding sequence ATGACCAGCTTCCTCGGTTTATCCCTGACCTCCTCCCAAGTCTTGCTTTATGGCCTGGCCATCGCCGCGGGCCTAGTTTATTTACCCTATATCGTGGTGGCCTATGGACGGGTTAGCATTGGCCTGGATTTAAGCGCCCCTAGGGCTATGTTAGACCGCCTCCCCGACTACGCCAAACGAGCGACTTGGGCCCATCAAAATTCCTTTGAGGTGTTTTCTCTGTTCATGGCGGCGACTCTCACTGTTTACGTGACCGATAGCGCCACTGACCAAACCTCTCTGTACGTTCTGATCTTTTTGACTAGTCGCTTTCTTTTCATTTTGTTCTATCTTCTAGACTGGCCCTGGTTACGTTCTCCGATGTGGGCCCTTGGCATGGTCTGTATTGGAGGACTATTTAGTACAGCCTTGCTTTAG
- a CDS encoding DUF6737 family protein, whose protein sequence is MSYNPWQAKPWWCQPWTILLTGASCIGGSWFLFHKWWLTLPLSFLIVLWWAYFLILWPRLIREWMEQEARSVQQDG, encoded by the coding sequence ATGAGCTACAATCCTTGGCAAGCTAAACCGTGGTGGTGTCAACCCTGGACGATTCTGCTGACGGGGGCTAGTTGCATCGGTGGTAGCTGGTTCCTTTTTCATAAATGGTGGCTCACCCTGCCCCTGAGTTTTCTGATTGTGCTGTGGTGGGCCTACTTCCTAATTCTGTGGCCGAGATTAATCAGGGAATGGATGGAACAAGAGGCTCGTTCGGTTCAACAAGATGGTTGA
- a CDS encoding cytochrome P450 — protein MSTLPSPSGLALQNRLQWVFDPVSYLERAQRECPDIFQANGLGFGADKMVMTNHPQALQQLLSNERRHFIAPGRINAILRPLLGDTSVIMIEGDRHRKRRQLLLPNFHGERLKAYGDLIVKITHQALASYQPGQAFLARNLTQAISLQVIFESVFGLAETAKYNRLKQLLAGMADLFNSPLTSAFLFFPSLQQDLGAWSPWGRFVRRRQEANTLLFAEIAERRANPQPERTDILSLLMSARDEQGQPMTDQELRDELMTLLFAGHETTATAMAWALYWLHAKPEISAKLQAELTALGPNSDPMEILRLPYLTALGNETLRIYPVAMLTFPRQAITDTELLGQTIPKDTMVMGSIYQVHQRPDLYPDPKTFNPDRFLERQYSPYEFMPFGGGIRRCVGDALAQFEMKLVLATLMANYRFSLADSRPEKAQRRGVTLAPARGVPMIYQGPQSPVTPNYELQSLAS, from the coding sequence ATGTCCACCCTTCCGTCTCCCTCTGGTCTTGCGTTACAGAACCGCCTCCAATGGGTTTTCGATCCCGTTAGTTATCTTGAACGAGCCCAGAGAGAATGTCCCGATATTTTCCAAGCCAATGGTCTAGGCTTTGGGGCCGATAAAATGGTGATGACCAATCATCCCCAGGCCCTCCAGCAACTCCTGAGTAATGAGCGCCGCCACTTCATTGCCCCCGGCCGCATCAATGCTATTCTTCGGCCCCTTTTGGGTGATACATCCGTAATCATGATCGAAGGAGACCGTCACCGCAAGCGTCGTCAGCTACTGTTGCCTAATTTCCATGGGGAACGCCTCAAGGCCTATGGAGATTTGATCGTCAAAATAACCCACCAGGCCCTGGCCAGTTACCAACCCGGCCAAGCTTTTCTGGCCCGCAACCTGACCCAGGCTATTTCCCTGCAGGTGATTTTTGAAAGCGTTTTTGGCCTAGCAGAGACTGCTAAATATAACCGATTAAAACAGTTATTGGCGGGCATGGCCGACCTGTTTAATTCCCCCCTTACCTCGGCTTTTCTCTTTTTTCCTAGTCTCCAACAAGATCTAGGGGCCTGGAGTCCCTGGGGCCGCTTTGTGCGCCGTCGCCAGGAGGCCAATACCCTCCTCTTTGCCGAAATTGCCGAGCGGCGGGCCAATCCCCAACCAGAACGCACGGATATTCTCAGTCTATTGATGTCGGCTCGGGATGAGCAGGGCCAACCGATGACGGATCAGGAACTGCGGGATGAGTTAATGACCCTCCTCTTTGCGGGCCACGAAACAACGGCGACGGCCATGGCCTGGGCCCTATACTGGCTCCATGCCAAACCAGAAATCAGTGCTAAGCTGCAAGCTGAACTAACGGCCCTTGGCCCCAACTCCGACCCCATGGAGATCCTGCGCTTGCCCTACCTAACGGCCCTGGGCAACGAAACCCTGCGGATCTATCCGGTGGCCATGTTGACCTTTCCCCGCCAAGCCATTACCGATACAGAGTTGCTGGGTCAGACCATCCCGAAGGATACGATGGTGATGGGTTCTATCTATCAAGTCCATCAGCGGCCCGATCTTTACCCAGACCCCAAAACCTTTAATCCCGACCGTTTTCTAGAGCGGCAATATTCTCCCTACGAATTTATGCCCTTCGGAGGGGGGATTCGGCGTTGTGTGGGGGATGCCCTGGCTCAATTTGAAATGAAGTTAGTCCTGGCAACTCTCATGGCCAACTATCGCTTCAGCTTGGCGGATAGTCGTCCAGAAAAGGCCCAGCGACGCGGGGTGACCCTGGCCCCGGCTCGGGGTGTCCCCATGATTTATCAAGGCCCTCAATCCCCTGTTACTCCGAACTATGAGCTACAATCCTTGGCAAGCTAA
- the hemC gene encoding hydroxymethylbilane synthase codes for MTVSTVARTIRIGSRKSQLALVQTHWVQGELQAHFPERQFDVETMSTQGDKILDVALAKIGDKGLFTKELEVGMIEKSIDLAVHSLKDLPTKLPEGLVLGCVTKREDPADALVLNAKHQGQQLDTLPEGAVIGTSSLRRLAQLRHHYPHLTFKDVRGNVNTRLAKLDAGEYDAIVLAVAGLQRLGMAERIHQVIPAEISLHAVGQGALGIECRGDDAEVLSLLKVLEDPDTRDRCLAERAFLRQLEGGCQVPIGVNTQIEGEQLTLTGMVASLDGQQLLKDNLTGPRTEAEALGQRLAEQLRAQGAGEILAEIERG; via the coding sequence ATGACTGTTTCCACTGTTGCCCGCACTATCCGCATTGGGTCTCGTAAAAGTCAACTGGCCCTTGTGCAAACCCATTGGGTGCAAGGGGAATTGCAAGCCCATTTTCCCGAGCGGCAATTTGATGTGGAAACCATGAGCACCCAGGGAGACAAGATTCTCGATGTGGCCTTGGCTAAAATTGGTGATAAGGGCCTGTTTACTAAAGAATTAGAAGTGGGCATGATCGAAAAAAGCATCGATCTCGCCGTTCACTCCCTCAAGGATTTACCGACAAAATTACCCGAGGGCCTGGTTTTGGGCTGTGTCACCAAACGAGAAGACCCGGCCGATGCGTTAGTTTTAAACGCAAAACACCAGGGCCAGCAGTTAGATACCTTACCGGAGGGGGCCGTGATCGGAACCTCTTCCCTGCGTCGTCTGGCCCAATTGCGCCACCACTATCCCCACCTGACCTTTAAGGATGTGCGGGGCAATGTCAATACCCGTCTGGCCAAGTTGGATGCCGGGGAATACGATGCCATCGTTCTGGCTGTTGCCGGCCTGCAGCGCTTAGGGATGGCCGAACGAATCCATCAAGTAATTCCCGCCGAAATTTCTCTCCATGCGGTGGGCCAGGGGGCCTTGGGCATTGAATGCCGGGGGGATGATGCGGAAGTATTAAGCTTGTTAAAAGTCTTGGAAGACCCGGATACCCGTGACCGTTGCTTAGCAGAACGGGCCTTTTTGCGCCAGTTGGAGGGCGGTTGCCAGGTGCCCATCGGGGTTAATACCCAGATCGAAGGAGAGCAATTGACCTTGACGGGTATGGTGGCTAGCCTAGATGGTCAGCAACTCCTCAAAGATAATTTGACGGGCCCCCGGACGGAAGCCGAGGCCCTAGGCCAACGTCTAGCAGAACAACTGCGAGCACAAGGGGCCGGCGAGATTCTGGCAGAGATTGAGCGGGGTTAG